A single genomic interval of Alistipes provencensis harbors:
- a CDS encoding virulence RhuM family protein, with product MKMKTNPMNERGFIEIKRDEQGQTNVEILLADHTLWLSKQQMADLLEVRVSVISNSLQTIIQSGILQEEAVSCVHKDGRQREVILYNLDAFISVCFRINSQNAEAVREWAMKTIWGFCRFKYQELMMESFGKKEKKYIVS from the coding sequence ATGAAAATGAAAACAAATCCAATGAACGAAAGAGGCTTTATCGAAATCAAAAGAGATGAGCAAGGACAAACAAATGTAGAAATCTTACTTGCCGATCATACTTTATGGTTGAGCAAACAACAGATGGCTGATTTACTCGAAGTACGAGTGAGTGTGATCAGCAATAGTTTACAGACTATAATTCAGAGCGGAATTTTACAAGAGGAGGCGGTTTCTTGTGTTCATAAAGATGGTCGTCAGCGTGAAGTCATTTTATATAACCTCGATGCGTTCATTTCAGTTTGCTTTCGGATCAATTCACAGAATGCCGAAGCTGTACGAGAATGGGCGATGAAAACAATATGGGGTTTTTGTAGATTTAAATACCAAGAGCTGATGATGGAATCTTTTGGTAAAAAAGAGAAGAAATACATCGTTAGTTAA
- a CDS encoding helix-turn-helix domain-containing protein: MEKFRISPTEVSVPEPILQDKEREYLSCEQVADLMGICRTTVYRYCISGKMNCIKMNRKIFIQRSDIRGLFEHPQPYKVKPLYRKPITEFYSMREITEKYGVSESMVYNIVSTQRIPKGLSQGKTIYSKKHVDKHFAAKLPDPQVAEWYTVEEIREKYGMSLSAVYSFTSEYGIPRKKNGGKTYYSKAHTDTHLRMRQPDPTIKEWYSMEEIIAKYDLTPGFVSNLIYKNPIPKIRRGNKGYYSKADFDRLVREKQLVPEYYTVEEAMAKYNLTRDQLYHYVRFHNIPKIQEGRYIKISKPELDVLFAQPNTL, encoded by the coding sequence ATGGAAAAATTCCGCATTTCTCCCACCGAAGTTTCGGTGCCGGAACCTATTCTTCAGGACAAGGAGAGAGAATACCTCAGCTGTGAACAGGTGGCAGACCTAATGGGAATCTGCCGCACAACGGTATACCGGTATTGTATTTCAGGAAAAATGAACTGCATCAAGATGAACCGAAAAATATTTATCCAGCGAAGCGACATACGCGGGTTGTTCGAACACCCGCAGCCCTACAAGGTCAAGCCCCTCTACCGGAAGCCTATTACCGAATTTTATTCCATGCGGGAGATTACCGAGAAATACGGCGTTTCAGAATCTATGGTCTACAACATAGTCAGTACGCAACGAATCCCGAAAGGGCTAAGCCAGGGCAAAACCATCTACAGCAAAAAACACGTCGACAAACATTTTGCCGCCAAGCTCCCCGATCCGCAGGTTGCTGAGTGGTACACCGTGGAGGAGATTCGGGAGAAGTACGGCATGAGCCTGTCGGCTGTCTACTCGTTCACCTCGGAATACGGCATTCCCCGCAAAAAGAACGGAGGCAAAACCTATTACTCGAAGGCGCACACCGACACGCACCTCAGGATGCGTCAACCCGACCCTACGATCAAGGAGTGGTACAGCATGGAGGAAATAATCGCGAAGTACGACCTCACACCCGGCTTCGTGTCGAACCTGATCTACAAGAACCCAATCCCGAAAATCCGGCGTGGCAACAAGGGCTACTACTCCAAGGCGGATTTCGACCGGCTCGTCCGCGAGAAACAGCTCGTGCCGGAGTACTACACCGTCGAGGAAGCGATGGCCAAATACAACCTGACGCGGGACCAGCTCTACCATTATGTCCGCTTCCACAATATTCCGAAAATCCAGGAGGGGCGCTACATCAAAATATCCAAACCGGAGCTGGACGTCCTCTTCGCACAACCGAACACACTTTAA
- a CDS encoding phage integrase SAM-like domain-containing protein: MFSIHIKGQRNPNRIDMVKLSIIFYKSGCIRCSKVIYISGPYEEWDNRTESFRSPSPEYVAKNKLLQYERLKYLKVAEKWEAEKKNWIANELSHYYDKQEKSRNRYTTVSEMIDKIVDGLLHQERFKNSRILTSVTTAENYSYLKKALYRFAKIKYHRDFSKYMFRDIDERFLREFTVYEQMRGSRNGNNGGIQQKLKVLQATCAKAKDEGIYGVHLSAFIPLKRKVRSRFTPPKPYRMKSFNRSNKLTETS, encoded by the coding sequence ATGTTTTCAATTCACATCAAAGGCCAACGCAATCCCAACCGGATCGATATGGTAAAACTCTCCATCATCTTCTACAAATCCGGATGTATCCGCTGCTCGAAAGTCATCTACATCAGCGGCCCTTATGAGGAGTGGGATAACCGAACCGAGAGTTTCCGGAGTCCGTCACCCGAGTACGTTGCCAAGAACAAACTCCTTCAATACGAACGCCTCAAATACCTCAAGGTCGCCGAGAAATGGGAAGCCGAGAAGAAGAACTGGATCGCCAATGAGCTCAGCCACTATTACGACAAGCAGGAGAAGTCCCGAAACCGCTACACCACCGTATCGGAGATGATCGATAAGATTGTAGATGGACTGCTTCATCAGGAGCGCTTCAAGAACAGCCGAATCCTGACCAGCGTAACCACGGCCGAGAATTATAGCTATCTGAAGAAAGCGCTTTACCGGTTCGCAAAAATCAAATACCATAGGGACTTCTCCAAATACATGTTCCGGGATATCGATGAGCGATTCCTGCGCGAGTTCACCGTCTACGAACAGATGCGCGGTTCGCGCAACGGCAACAACGGAGGCATTCAGCAAAAGCTCAAGGTGCTACAGGCGACTTGTGCTAAAGCGAAAGATGAAGGCATCTACGGCGTGCATCTTTCGGCATTTATTCCACTCAAACGAAAAGTCCGATCCCGGTTTACGCCCCCCAAGCCATATCGCATGAAATCATTCAACAGATCGAACAAGTTGACCGAAACATCCTGA
- a CDS encoding site-specific integrase gives MSPIDICFLEKDRIKDGMIIYERIKLDRVAQVLLIDKAAEIIELYRTEGYMNYVFPIFKWKKMDHAHLYATVSRVSCKVNRTL, from the coding sequence ATGTCACCGATCGACATCTGTTTTCTGGAAAAGGACCGAATTAAAGACGGGATGATCATCTACGAACGGATTAAACTCGACCGCGTTGCCCAGGTGCTGCTGATTGACAAGGCGGCCGAGATTATCGAGCTTTACAGGACTGAAGGCTATATGAACTATGTCTTTCCGATCTTCAAATGGAAGAAGATGGACCATGCGCATCTGTATGCTACAGTCAGCCGTGTCAGCTGCAAGGTCAACAGAACCCTGTAA
- the mnmE gene encoding tRNA uridine-5-carboxymethylaminomethyl(34) synthesis GTPase MnmE translates to MIPDHDTIVAPATAAGGAIAVVRVSGREAFTLCDRLFRGRKPLAGAEGYTVHYGEIMDGDRIVDDVLATVFRAPHSYTGEDSVEISCHGSSYIVSEILRLLTAAGGRMAQPGEFTIRAYLAGKLDLSQAEAVADTIAASSRAAHALASTQMRGGYSDELEQLRDKLLNLTSLLELELDFSEEEVEFADRTALRETMQRIGAEIDRLRNSFSLGNAIKEGVAVAIAGAPNVGKSTLLNRLLNEERAMVSEIAGTTRDVIEERANIGGILFRFLDTAGIRSTDDRLERMGIERTMESIRRAQIVIHMIDAPTLAGTLPEPDFTLRPDQKILTVANKIDKASASLNLPENIIAISAKQGTGIDRLCDALHRTVDTEALYHGDPVVSNSRHYEALTTAREALDRALDGLGNDLPADLLSEEIRQVIHHLGSITARGSIAPDEVLQNIFSKFCIGK, encoded by the coding sequence GGCCATCGCCGTCGTCCGCGTGAGCGGCCGGGAGGCCTTTACCCTCTGCGACAGGCTGTTCCGGGGCCGGAAGCCTTTGGCCGGAGCCGAAGGATACACGGTGCATTACGGGGAGATCATGGACGGCGACCGCATCGTAGATGACGTGCTGGCCACGGTATTCCGCGCGCCGCACTCCTACACGGGTGAAGATTCGGTCGAAATATCGTGTCACGGATCGTCCTACATCGTCTCGGAAATCCTCCGGCTGCTGACCGCCGCGGGCGGACGCATGGCCCAGCCCGGAGAGTTCACCATCCGCGCCTATCTGGCCGGAAAACTCGATCTCTCGCAGGCCGAAGCCGTGGCCGACACCATCGCCGCCTCGTCGCGCGCAGCGCATGCGCTGGCCTCGACACAGATGCGCGGCGGATATTCCGACGAACTGGAACAGCTTCGCGACAAACTTCTGAACCTCACCTCGCTGCTGGAACTGGAACTCGACTTTTCGGAGGAGGAGGTGGAGTTCGCCGACCGGACCGCGTTGCGCGAGACGATGCAGCGCATCGGGGCCGAGATCGACCGCCTGCGCAACTCGTTTTCACTGGGCAACGCCATCAAAGAGGGTGTCGCCGTGGCAATCGCCGGAGCCCCGAACGTGGGGAAATCGACGCTGCTGAACCGGCTTCTCAACGAGGAGCGCGCCATGGTCTCGGAGATCGCCGGCACGACGCGCGACGTAATCGAGGAGCGGGCCAACATCGGCGGCATCCTCTTCCGGTTCCTCGACACGGCGGGCATCCGCTCGACCGACGACCGGTTGGAACGTATGGGCATCGAGCGCACGATGGAGAGCATCCGCCGGGCGCAGATCGTCATCCACATGATCGACGCCCCGACCCTCGCGGGAACACTCCCCGAACCCGATTTCACGCTCCGCCCCGACCAGAAAATCCTGACCGTCGCAAACAAGATCGACAAGGCTTCCGCATCGCTGAATCTTCCCGAAAACATCATCGCTATCTCGGCCAAACAGGGCACGGGCATCGACCGTCTGTGCGACGCCCTGCATCGGACAGTCGACACCGAAGCACTCTACCACGGCGATCCGGTCGTTTCGAACAGCCGCCATTACGAAGCCCTCACAACGGCCCGCGAAGCCCTCGACCGGGCCCTCGACGGCCTCGGCAACGACCTCCCCGCCGACCTGCTGAGTGAGGAAATCCGTCAGGTCATCCACCATCTCGGCTCCATCACCGCCCGCGGCTCCATCGCCCCTGACGAGGTTCTCCAAAACATCTTCTCGAAATTCTGCATCGGCAAATAG
- a CDS encoding site-specific integrase gives MKNTFKVGFYAKKPRNKNQEKWMIYARITICGQKCQFSTTYKVRSELWNVAKHKAIGDSLEAIELNSLLDYLRARIILSYNTRINTSKNVSPHLIKSDIFGSINRDSMLLLFFRDWNENRKRQIGYGIKQSTHNKYELTVRRLEEYILMTYNVHDVSFQRITLKFILNFESFLQIKYRMSHSSVGKLVKIFKRIILIAIEEGIMQHNPFRYHKTKSDTPARVFLNENELGRVISVRLDSRRLDRVRDIFLFCCFTGLSYADLLKLNNRDIHIGSDGTKWIIMKRLKTSTESRIKLMELPTRILEKYRNFRKGKSLLPVISNANFNKYIKEIASICEIHKRITVHTARHTFATTVALSNGLPIETLSKVLGHKTIRTTQVYAQILDDKINEDMGILDRSLMRLQSQFCLERLLNGVM, from the coding sequence ATGAAAAACACTTTTAAGGTAGGCTTTTATGCTAAAAAACCACGAAACAAGAATCAAGAAAAATGGATGATCTACGCTCGTATTACTATATGCGGGCAGAAATGTCAATTTAGTACGACCTATAAGGTTCGCTCTGAACTATGGAATGTAGCAAAGCATAAAGCCATAGGGGACTCACTAGAAGCGATAGAACTAAACTCTCTTCTTGATTATTTGCGGGCCAGGATAATCTTATCTTACAATACAAGAATTAATACCTCGAAAAATGTATCTCCACATTTGATTAAGAGTGATATTTTCGGAAGTATAAACAGAGATTCTATGTTATTACTTTTCTTTCGGGACTGGAATGAGAATCGGAAGCGACAGATCGGATATGGTATCAAACAATCAACTCATAACAAATACGAACTGACAGTGCGCAGGTTGGAAGAGTATATTTTGATGACTTATAATGTACATGACGTGTCCTTCCAGCGTATAACATTAAAATTCATATTGAATTTCGAAAGTTTTCTTCAGATAAAATATAGAATGTCGCATAGCTCTGTCGGTAAGTTGGTTAAAATCTTTAAAAGAATTATTCTCATTGCGATAGAAGAAGGGATAATGCAACATAATCCTTTTCGGTATCACAAAACTAAGTCAGATACTCCGGCAAGAGTTTTCTTAAATGAGAATGAACTTGGGAGGGTAATAAGTGTGCGATTAGACTCTCGACGATTGGATAGGGTACGTGATATTTTTCTATTTTGTTGCTTTACCGGGTTGAGTTATGCGGATCTTTTAAAACTGAATAATAGAGATATCCATATCGGTAGCGATGGTACAAAGTGGATAATAATGAAGCGATTAAAAACATCAACCGAGTCTCGCATAAAACTTATGGAGTTACCGACCAGAATACTCGAAAAGTATCGTAACTTCCGTAAAGGAAAATCGTTACTACCGGTAATTAGTAATGCCAATTTCAATAAATATATAAAGGAAATTGCGTCGATTTGTGAAATACACAAACGGATAACCGTTCACACTGCTAGGCATACTTTTGCAACAACGGTTGCTTTGTCGAATGGCCTGCCAATAGAAACTCTAAGCAAAGTTTTAGGTCATAAAACAATTCGGACTACTCAAGTATATGCTCAGATATTAGATGATAAAATCAATGAGGATATGGGTATCTTAGATAGAAGCCTTATGCGGTTACAGTCTCAATTTTGCTTAGAGAGGTTACTTAATGGCGTTATGTAA
- a CDS encoding type II toxin-antitoxin system HipA family toxin, whose amino-acid sequence MKKLYVYADFDWLKEIKLIGELRYESLRGSDSYCFTFSDEWLKKHGDLFLSDDLNNYPGQQYTQPEKDIFGCFSDALPDRWGRTLLLRCEQIAAMEEKRRVRRLSSFDFLTGIDDFSRMGAFRFKEELNGEFINVSESLKIPPLTDIRELIAASAEIEKCEENNVLPDRKWITQLVQHGSSLGGARPKACVIDADKTLYIAKFPSRKDDYDAGFWEHFSHLLAVKAGINAAKTKVLATGEKYHTLLSQRFDRVQNGKRIHFASAMTLLGLNDGDNAITGHGYWDIVDFIIRNCTDVENNLQELYRRVAFNICIGNSDDHFRNHGFLLTAKGWTLSPAYDMNPTLNEYQSLLVSSTSNKADLSILFDACEKYMLNQKTAEKIISEMIGAVKGWRELAIRLGISKREIDMFGRVLDARNILK is encoded by the coding sequence ATGAAAAAACTATATGTTTATGCCGATTTTGATTGGCTGAAGGAGATAAAGCTTATAGGCGAGTTGAGGTATGAATCTCTTCGTGGCTCTGACAGCTATTGTTTTACATTTAGCGATGAATGGTTGAAAAAGCATGGGGATTTGTTTTTGAGCGATGACCTGAACAATTATCCAGGACAACAATATACGCAACCGGAGAAAGATATATTCGGATGTTTTTCTGATGCTTTGCCGGATCGTTGGGGGCGTACCTTGTTGCTGCGTTGTGAGCAAATTGCAGCAATGGAGGAAAAGCGACGGGTACGACGACTATCCTCTTTCGATTTTTTGACTGGCATCGATGACTTCTCTCGAATGGGAGCTTTCCGTTTCAAGGAAGAACTCAATGGGGAGTTTATAAATGTGAGTGAGTCGTTGAAAATTCCACCTTTGACGGATATTCGAGAATTGATTGCAGCCAGTGCGGAGATTGAGAAATGTGAAGAAAATAACGTGCTGCCCGATAGAAAGTGGATTACACAACTTGTGCAACATGGGTCTTCATTGGGCGGAGCAAGGCCGAAAGCCTGCGTGATAGATGCGGATAAAACACTATACATAGCTAAGTTCCCTTCTCGCAAAGATGATTACGATGCCGGATTCTGGGAACATTTCAGTCATCTTCTGGCTGTAAAAGCTGGTATAAATGCAGCGAAAACTAAAGTGTTGGCTACCGGAGAAAAATATCATACATTGCTTTCGCAACGCTTTGATAGAGTTCAAAACGGAAAACGGATTCACTTTGCTTCTGCAATGACTTTATTAGGGCTTAATGATGGAGACAATGCCATTACTGGACACGGTTATTGGGATATTGTTGATTTCATTATTCGGAATTGTACGGATGTGGAAAATAATTTACAGGAGCTCTATCGCCGTGTGGCTTTCAATATATGTATCGGTAATAGTGATGACCATTTCCGCAATCACGGCTTTCTGTTGACTGCAAAGGGATGGACATTGTCCCCTGCATACGACATGAATCCCACTTTGAATGAGTACCAAAGTCTGCTTGTTTCATCAACTTCCAATAAAGCAGACCTTAGTATTTTATTTGATGCTTGTGAAAAATATATGCTCAACCAAAAGACTGCAGAGAAGATTATTTCGGAGATGATTGGTGCTGTGAAAGGTTGGCGAGAACTGGCAATACGATTGGGGATTTCTAAAAGAGAGATTGATATGTTTGGTAGGGTGTTGGATGCGCGAAATATATTGAAATAG
- a CDS encoding helix-turn-helix domain-containing protein, with product MQQTELSFDRLPEAIARLIDEVAQLRESLQRLGKPPSALSRPIGIDEACAIVMKAKPTVYKLVHQGLIPHCKIGHKLYFQEDELLEWIAKGKKKGITETKSDIETQMLRGVKHKPQSFTF from the coding sequence ATGCAGCAAACAGAACTCTCTTTCGACCGGTTACCGGAGGCCATAGCCCGCTTGATCGACGAAGTGGCACAACTCCGCGAATCGCTCCAACGCCTCGGGAAACCACCATCCGCCCTATCCCGTCCTATTGGGATCGACGAGGCGTGCGCCATCGTGATGAAGGCCAAACCGACCGTCTACAAACTCGTGCATCAGGGCTTGATCCCCCACTGCAAGATCGGCCACAAACTCTACTTCCAAGAGGACGAGTTATTGGAGTGGATTGCCAAAGGTAAGAAAAAAGGCATTACGGAGACAAAATCCGACATCGAAACTCAAATGCTGCGAGGCGTTAAACATAAACCCCAATCATTCACATTTTAA
- a CDS encoding site-specific integrase — protein sequence MGTKITLRRKPITRGRESLYLEFYPAIRCPETMKMIYKEYLGIYIFQNPQNLIQKEYNDEMLLKAEGIRSMRVQAVINEQYGFLDKHKLKGDFLAFFRSVVARKDPKWRMVYRHFERFAGGKCTYGEVTVELCRKFREYLTTTHQLKFTKKKMRRNSAASYFSTFRALLKVAYRDKLIRENVNDFLEKLEYEDTRREFLTLDELKRLADTPCDIPMLRRAAIFSCFTGLRISDILQLEWKDISQASDGGWWMRIRTEKTETEATLPISDEALEYCGTPGTGKVFAGLERSMTQHPLFKWIRKAGIERHITFHCFRHTFATLQIALGTDIFTVSKMLTHRNVSTTQIYAELVNEKKRESANKISLK from the coding sequence ATGGGAACAAAAATCACATTGCGGCGCAAGCCAATCACCCGCGGGCGGGAATCGCTCTATCTGGAATTCTATCCGGCCATCCGCTGCCCCGAGACCATGAAGATGATTTACAAAGAGTATCTGGGCATCTACATCTTCCAGAATCCGCAGAACCTGATTCAGAAAGAGTACAACGACGAGATGCTGCTCAAGGCCGAGGGCATTCGCTCGATGCGCGTGCAGGCGGTCATCAACGAGCAGTACGGCTTCCTCGACAAGCACAAACTCAAAGGCGACTTCCTCGCCTTCTTCCGGAGCGTCGTCGCGCGCAAAGACCCGAAGTGGCGCATGGTCTACCGCCATTTCGAGCGGTTCGCGGGTGGCAAATGCACCTACGGCGAGGTCACGGTCGAGCTGTGCCGCAAATTCCGCGAGTACCTCACCACCACGCACCAACTGAAGTTCACGAAAAAGAAGATGCGCCGCAACTCGGCCGCCAGTTACTTCTCAACATTCCGCGCCCTGCTGAAGGTCGCCTACCGCGACAAACTGATCCGGGAGAACGTCAACGACTTCCTCGAAAAGCTCGAATACGAGGATACCCGGCGGGAATTCCTGACGCTCGACGAACTGAAACGGCTGGCCGACACGCCGTGCGACATCCCGATGCTGCGGCGCGCGGCGATCTTCTCATGCTTCACGGGGCTTCGCATCAGCGACATCCTGCAACTCGAATGGAAAGACATTTCGCAAGCCTCGGACGGCGGTTGGTGGATGCGTATCCGCACCGAAAAGACCGAGACCGAAGCCACGCTGCCCATCAGCGACGAGGCGTTGGAGTACTGCGGCACGCCGGGCACGGGCAAGGTGTTCGCCGGATTGGAGCGTTCGATGACTCAGCATCCCTTATTTAAATGGATTCGCAAGGCGGGTATCGAGCGCCACATCACGTTCCATTGCTTCCGCCACACGTTCGCCACGCTCCAGATTGCGCTCGGAACCGACATTTTCACCGTCAGCAAGATGCTCACCCACCGCAATGTCTCGACCACGCAGATCTACGCCGAACTGGTCAACGAGAAGAAACGCGAGTCGGCAAATAAGATTTCACTTAAATAA
- a CDS encoding helix-turn-helix domain-containing protein → MTKNTMGTKLPRKLEQKMQVVGEQIKLARLRRNLSVAQVAERATCSPLTVSRIEKGAPTVAIGIYLRVLYALQLDDDILWLAKEDKLGKALQDLSLKTRERASKKE, encoded by the coding sequence ATGACAAAAAATACTATGGGCACTAAATTGCCCAGAAAATTGGAGCAGAAGATGCAGGTCGTGGGAGAGCAGATTAAACTGGCTCGTTTGCGCAGGAATCTGAGTGTGGCTCAGGTGGCGGAACGTGCCACCTGTTCTCCGTTGACCGTATCCCGAATAGAGAAAGGCGCACCGACAGTAGCAATCGGAATTTATTTGCGTGTGCTGTATGCTTTACAACTTGACGATGACATTCTGTGGCTGGCTAAAGAAGACAAGTTGGGGAAAGCTTTGCAGGATTTGAGTTTGAAGACGAGGGAACGTGCCTCAAAAAAGGAATAG